The sequence TAACGGACGTGGGGGTTCAAGTCCCTTCACCCGCATTTCAAAAGCTCCTTAGGCAACTGCTTAAGGAGTTTTTTTGTGTTTGGTATGTTGGCACTCAGGGACGGGATCAACGCCACCTGGATGAAAAGGATGGCATTTTAAAATGCGTTTTATGGCAAGGTAGCTCCCTTTAATGGCCCCGTGTGTTTCGATTGCTTCAATTCCATAGGCAGAGCAAGTTGGATAGAAGCGGCAGGATGGTGGGGTAAGCGGTGAAATAAACCGTTGGTAAAGACGGATGATTTGAATGAGGAGCTTGCGCATTTGTAACTTCCTTTCATTCTATATGCTTAAAGTATAGCAAAAATTAGCGAGCAGAAACAGCCATTGGCAGAGGTCAAAAATTTAGTCGTTTCGTGATGCAGGATTTTTGCTTCATGTGTCTAATTGTATCGATAACTGGAAGCGAAAGGAGGGGCGCGTTTATTGGCAAATTCCTAATAGAGAGGTGTGAGTGATGATCAAACGGCTTAAAGATGAAAAAGGGTTTACGCTGATTGAAATGCTTGTTGTGTTGATGATTATATCTGTGCTCCTTTTAATTGCCTTACCGAATATGACAAAAAATACTGACTTGGCTGGCGACAAAAGTTGCGATGCTACACGAAAACTCGTCCAGACACAAGTGTCCGCTTATGAAGTCGAACATGGGCAATTGCCTCGCTCCCTTGATACTCTTGTTCAAGAAGGGTACGTTGACCAAGTAACTTGTGCTTCAGGAAAAACACTCCGCTTAGATGGAAAAAATGTTATCATCGTTTCGGGCTGATGATGGCTTTACGTTTATTGAATTACTCCTCACCATATTGCTTTTGTCTGTATTGCTTCTCCTTCCTACGTTTTCTATATCCAAAAACCAACCGATTAATGAAGAAAAAGCAGCCATTGCCAAACTCCGGGAAGACCTTGTTCTCGCTCAACATATTGCGATGACAGAAGGAAAAAAGGTAACGGTATCATTTGAAGAAGACCGGTTAGTGGTGTTTGCTGATAAAAAAGAGCATAGCTCGTTCCGCTATCCACTCGTACTCGACATGGAAACGGTGACTATGTCTATTAACGACGTCGTTTTTTTGGAAAACGGCCATCCGCAAAGATCGGGTTCTTGGAATGTATCGACTTCACATATTACAGCTAGATTCAGCGTTCAGATCGGAAAGGGGCGTGTGTCTTATCGGGAATTGTAAGGGCTTTGTGTTAATGGAAGCGTTAATTGGCTTAGGCTTACTGGCTACAGCCACTGCGTTTCTGGTGCCACTGTACGCGTGGGTCTATGACGCGCGAATAGATTTAGCTAATGAGATGACGATGCTTGTTGCTCTTGAGGAAAAGCGCCATGATTACTATTTCCAAGAGGGCAGCCAAGACTGGCAAGTTACGGCCTATGACAATATTTTGGCGTATTGTGAGGAAAGTGTGGTGAAGGCAAACGGCCAGCTTTGTGTATACGCGCTTAAAAAATGAGGGCGGTTTTACAATAATCGAGCATTTGATTGGCTTGCTTGTGCTATCAGTTGTGGTATTCTGCTTGCCATCGCTATTGCAGCTAGCTGGTTACAGCGATCCTGGTGAACCGTTTGACGCGCAGCCTTTTTTAAACCATGTAGCTAAAGAAGCAAAAGAAGCTGAACTCATCACTTGGAAGGACGACGCCTTATTGATTTATAAGGATGGTTCGGCTGTTAGTTATGAATGGCGGCCCCAAAAACGGATCCAACGTTTTCGAGACGGCAAGGGAGTGGTCATAATGGCAGAAGCAGTTGAACGATTTGGCTGCGAGAAAACGGGTTATGGCTTAAGCTGTTCGATTACTTTTGAAAATGGGAAAACGACTACACGTTCGTTTTGGACGGCAAAGGATGTGGCTTTCTATTTTCATAAAAAATGAACGAGGCGCTATTTTGCCGCTAACATTGTTGACATTCCTTGTACTTGGCGGCTATTTTTCTTATCAATTGTTCCATTATGAACGGGAGCGGCTCTTTTATGAACAACAGCTCCATTTGCTTGAATTGGAAAATGCACTGCAGTTGGCGATTTTGGATATTCTTGCAAGCGAGGGAGAAGACATAGGAGACAAGCACTATCCAATGGGGACGGTGTCGATTGTGCAGCAGGCTAAGGAGGACAAAAGCGTTTATGAGTTTGAAGCGACTTTGAAGAACGGTGCTACAAGAAAGGCGCGGGTGACTGTCAATGCCGATTGGAAAATGGTTGCATATGAAGAAGGGCTGTAAATTTGTCTGAATGGCATACAAACTGGTTACACTAACAGTGAGGTGAAGCAAGGTGACATTCCAGGATTTGTTGAAGTTTGCGACACAGGAAGCGGTGAAGCGAATGGAAAAACCGAAAGCCATACGGCAAGAGGAGCGCAGCAAAAGAAAGGCGGAAAAACAACCGCTCTCTAATTGGGCATTCGGCGTCTTGCCGATGGCTGTTTCAATCGCCAGGCGCCGGTTGAAAGAAGGAAGGCGCGGTTAGCGTTTAAGTTGTCGATAAAATCACTCAGACTGATAGAAAGCGCTTGTCAGCTGAGACGCGAAACTGAGTGAAGATGCGAATAGAACAGGAAGTCATAAGCAGTAGTTTTCTTGCGCATGGAACAACAGTCTCAAAGCATCTGAGCGAGGGGAGCAACAAAGGATCGAGCGTTTGTCTACAGTCTGAGGCTTTCCCGTGCTTCCTTTTAAGAAAGCATTTACAAAAAATCGGCTTAGCGTATATAATGAAAGAGATGATCGCTTAAAGAAGGAGGGCAAAGAGCATGGATCGCATGTTTCGGGTTTTAGGATTTTGGACGGGCATATTTGCGGTATTATTTTATATTGGGCATATGAATGAAATGGCTTTGCTGTTTTTTGCGCAAACCGTCATTTTGATTGCGCTAGGCTATCTAGGGCTGTCTGAGAGGGTATATGTTTATATTTTTGCTGGCTATTGCACGTTATTTTTTGTTGGTTTCACGTATTATTCCGTGTTTATCCTTGTTCCAAGTTTCGGACATTAACCTACATATGCAAAAATAAGCTGCTTTACATTTGT is a genomic window of Shouchella clausii containing:
- the yidD gene encoding membrane protein insertion efficiency factor YidD, which produces MRKLLIQIIRLYQRFISPLTPPSCRFYPTCSAYGIEAIETHGAIKGSYLAIKRILKCHPFHPGGVDPVPECQHTKHKKTP
- the comGC gene encoding competence type IV pilus major pilin ComGC codes for the protein MIKRLKDEKGFTLIEMLVVLMIISVLLLIALPNMTKNTDLAGDKSCDATRKLVQTQVSAYEVEHGQLPRSLDTLVQEGYVDQVTCASGKTLRLDGKNVIIVSG
- the comGD gene encoding competence type IV pilus minor pilin ComGD; this translates as MLSSFRADDGFTFIELLLTILLLSVLLLLPTFSISKNQPINEEKAAIAKLREDLVLAQHIAMTEGKKVTVSFEEDRLVVFADKKEHSSFRYPLVLDMETVTMSINDVVFLENGHPQRSGSWNVSTSHITARFSVQIGKGRVSYREL
- a CDS encoding competence type IV pilus minor pilin ComGF, giving the protein MYTRLKNEGGFTIIEHLIGLLVLSVVVFCLPSLLQLAGYSDPGEPFDAQPFLNHVAKEAKEAELITWKDDALLIYKDGSAVSYEWRPQKRIQRFRDGKGVVIMAEAVERFGCEKTGYGLSCSITFENGKTTTRSFWTAKDVAFYFHKK
- the comGG gene encoding competence type IV pilus minor pilin ComGG, with the protein product MPLTLLTFLVLGGYFSYQLFHYERERLFYEQQLHLLELENALQLAILDILASEGEDIGDKHYPMGTVSIVQQAKEDKSVYEFEATLKNGATRKARVTVNADWKMVAYEEGL
- a CDS encoding YqzE family protein — protein: MTFQDLLKFATQEAVKRMEKPKAIRQEERSKRKAEKQPLSNWAFGVLPMAVSIARRRLKEGRRG
- a CDS encoding DUF2626 domain-containing protein encodes the protein MDRMFRVLGFWTGIFAVLFYIGHMNEMALLFFAQTVILIALGYLGLSERVYVYIFAGYCTLFFVGFTYYSVFILVPSFGH